One region of Streptomyces capillispiralis genomic DNA includes:
- a CDS encoding DUF1348 family protein produces the protein MSRPPLPPFTEATAIQKVRAAEDAWNTRDPERISLAYSEDSWWRNRSTFVQGRPAIVDFLADKWDRELDYRLIKELWAYTGDVIAVRFAYEYHDAAGQWFRAYGNENWHFDKDGLMTHRHASINDVAIDESERKFFWDASGPRPADHPGLSELGL, from the coding sequence ATGTCTCGTCCTCCCCTTCCCCCGTTCACTGAGGCCACCGCGATCCAGAAGGTCCGCGCCGCCGAAGACGCGTGGAACACCCGTGACCCCGAGCGCATCTCCCTCGCGTACAGCGAGGACAGCTGGTGGCGTAACCGCTCGACCTTCGTGCAGGGCCGCCCCGCCATCGTCGACTTCCTCGCCGACAAGTGGGACCGGGAACTCGACTACCGCCTCATCAAGGAACTGTGGGCGTACACCGGCGACGTGATCGCCGTGCGCTTCGCCTACGAGTACCATGACGCTGCCGGCCAGTGGTTCCGCGCCTACGGCAACGAGAACTGGCACTTCGACAAGGACGGCCTGATGACCCACCGCCACGCGAGTATCAACGACGTCGCCATCGATGAGTCCGAGCGCAAGTTCTTCTGGGACGCATCCGGCCCCCGCCCGGCGGACCACCCCGGCCTGAGCGAGCTCGGACTGTAA
- a CDS encoding helicase associated domain-containing protein: MWLTHQRRSYKAGRLDAQRVAESDGLGMVWAPREDAFADGLAAAKAWAGAHGHFLPPTTAVRHEYPVGKWAKNMRDAARLADRIAARRKVGEPVGSEAGALTDERRRQLDDIDPGWCPAWDNLHQQPCPRLSQKRDITLRTAH, translated from the coding sequence GTGTGGCTCACCCATCAGCGGCGCTCGTACAAGGCTGGCCGGCTCGATGCGCAGCGGGTCGCGGAGTCGGACGGACTGGGCATGGTGTGGGCACCGCGCGAGGACGCGTTCGCCGACGGCCTCGCCGCCGCGAAAGCCTGGGCCGGGGCGCACGGGCATTTCCTGCCGCCCACCACCGCGGTGCGGCACGAGTACCCGGTGGGGAAGTGGGCCAAGAACATGCGGGACGCGGCCCGGCTCGCCGACCGCATTGCCGCGCGCCGGAAAGTGGGGGAGCCGGTCGGGTCGGAGGCCGGCGCCCTCACCGACGAGCGGCGCCGACAGCTCGACGACATCGACCCTGGGTGGTGCCCGGCCTGGGACAACCTCCACCAGCAGCCCTGCCCCCGCCTCAGCCAGAAAAGGGACATCACCTTACGAACCGCCCACTAA
- a CDS encoding type I restriction enzyme subunit R domain-containing protein gives MQLHPTNISQKVQIIVEHFHANVAYLLEGKAKAMVVTDSRKSAVKYKLAIDAYIARRSAEDASYNYRTLVAFSAGVTMAEDETWHSDWGPQPSKDDEFTEANMNPGAGADMAAAFNGDTYKIMLVANKFQTGFDQPLLSAMYVDKKLSGVAAVQTFSWLNGTHRTAGGEQKRKTFVIDFANKPEDIKAAFEPYFKNATLETETDPYVVVHLANKLAQAGIHTEDDVRKVAELWVTRKGNNALSAAISPAQHDFRRRYARAIEEEDKVTLQALDLFRKDVSTYVRLFDFMSQIVDYGDPYMEMLSIFLHLLEKVIAESAWAADVDLSDVVLVGVKHNKAIPVDISLVGDGQLKGISAAGTGTKKEPKYVALQVVIDKMNDLFGAESFAEYQIREFVQGLVQRLLADPNLIKQTKVNSKKQFLESQDFQAAVTEAVADNQDAHNTIADYFFTDGPAINSIIVALADAFYEAAVDQQVDS, from the coding sequence GTGCAGCTCCACCCAACGAACATCAGCCAGAAGGTACAGATCATCGTCGAGCACTTCCACGCCAACGTCGCCTACCTCCTCGAAGGCAAGGCGAAGGCGATGGTGGTGACCGACTCACGCAAGTCCGCGGTGAAGTACAAGCTGGCCATCGACGCCTACATCGCCAGGCGCAGCGCCGAGGACGCCTCGTACAACTACCGCACCCTGGTCGCCTTCTCCGCCGGGGTAACGATGGCCGAGGACGAGACGTGGCACAGCGACTGGGGCCCGCAGCCGTCGAAGGATGACGAGTTCACCGAGGCCAACATGAACCCCGGTGCCGGGGCTGATATGGCGGCCGCATTCAACGGTGATACGTACAAGATCATGCTGGTCGCCAACAAGTTCCAGACCGGCTTCGACCAGCCCTTACTCTCAGCGATGTACGTCGACAAAAAGCTGTCGGGGGTCGCCGCGGTGCAGACGTTCTCGTGGCTCAACGGCACCCACCGCACCGCGGGTGGGGAGCAGAAGCGCAAGACGTTCGTCATCGATTTCGCCAACAAGCCCGAGGACATCAAGGCGGCCTTCGAGCCGTACTTCAAGAACGCGACCCTGGAGACCGAGACCGACCCGTACGTCGTCGTCCACCTGGCGAACAAGCTCGCCCAGGCCGGAATCCACACCGAGGACGACGTCCGCAAGGTCGCCGAACTGTGGGTGACCAGGAAGGGCAACAACGCCCTCTCGGCGGCGATCAGCCCGGCGCAGCACGACTTCCGGCGCCGCTACGCGAGGGCGATCGAGGAAGAGGACAAGGTCACGCTCCAGGCGCTCGACCTGTTCCGGAAGGACGTCTCCACCTACGTACGCCTCTTTGACTTCATGTCCCAGATCGTCGACTACGGCGACCCCTACATGGAGATGCTCTCGATCTTCCTGCACCTGCTGGAGAAGGTCATCGCCGAGTCCGCGTGGGCGGCCGACGTCGACCTCTCCGACGTCGTGCTGGTCGGGGTCAAACACAACAAGGCGATCCCGGTCGACATCTCGCTCGTGGGTGACGGGCAGCTGAAGGGCATCAGCGCCGCCGGCACGGGAACGAAGAAGGAACCGAAGTACGTCGCGCTCCAGGTCGTCATAGACAAGATGAACGACCTCTTCGGCGCCGAGTCGTTCGCCGAGTACCAGATCAGGGAGTTCGTGCAGGGCCTCGTCCAGCGGTTGCTCGCCGACCCGAACCTGATCAAGCAGACCAAGGTGAACTCCAAGAAGCAGTTTCTGGAGTCACAAGACTTCCAAGCAGCCGTCACTGAGGCAGTTGCAGACAACCAGGACGCCCACAACACGATAGCTGACTACTTCTTCACGGACGGGCCGGCTATCAACTCGATCATCGTCGCCCTCGCGGATGCCTTCTACGAAGCAGCGGTCGATCAGCAGGTGGATTCTTAG